Proteins from one Candidatus Manganitrophaceae bacterium genomic window:
- a CDS encoding MBL fold metallo-hydrolase: MDITFLGATGTVTGSKYLVAAGSKKLLIDCGLFQGFKQLRLRNWEPLPIAPRQIDAVILTHAHLDHSGYIPLLVKKGFSGKIYSTPATRDLCRILLPDSGFLQEEDAAYANKKKFSKHAPALPLYTQEDAERSLRHFWTVEFGRDFDLGGGLSFQFKPAGHLLGAAMISLREGDTSLLFSGDLGRPNDLLMAAPSEIGRTDYLVIESTYGNRRHDPADPKKALAAIINRTVSRGGIVVIPSFAVGRAQAVLYLIHLLKAAHEIPDIPVFLNSPMAAEATDLYCDHREEHRLTSDQCRAMCRAAQVVNSVEESKRVNGLKDPMILISASGMATGGRVLHHLKTFAPDERNAILFVGFQAGGTRGEAMVNGAKGVKIHGAYIPVRAEVATLENLSGHADADEIMTWLGHFAAPPRETFITHGEPAAADDLRHRIEEKLGWRCQIPDYLQKTDLK; encoded by the coding sequence ATGGATATCACCTTTCTGGGGGCGACGGGGACGGTGACCGGCTCGAAATATCTGGTTGCGGCCGGCTCTAAGAAACTTTTAATCGACTGCGGCCTGTTCCAGGGGTTCAAGCAACTGCGTCTGAGAAACTGGGAGCCGCTTCCGATCGCGCCGAGGCAGATCGACGCGGTGATCCTGACCCACGCCCATCTCGACCACAGCGGCTACATTCCTCTGTTGGTCAAGAAGGGTTTCTCGGGAAAGATCTATTCCACTCCGGCCACCCGCGATCTCTGCCGCATTCTCCTGCCGGACAGCGGCTTTCTCCAAGAGGAGGACGCGGCCTACGCGAACAAGAAAAAGTTCTCCAAACATGCCCCGGCGCTTCCGCTCTACACGCAGGAGGACGCGGAACGTTCGCTCCGCCATTTTTGGACCGTCGAGTTCGGACGGGATTTCGATCTCGGAGGGGGTCTTAGTTTTCAGTTCAAGCCTGCCGGGCATCTTCTCGGCGCCGCGATGATCTCCCTTCGGGAGGGCGACACTTCGCTTCTCTTCTCCGGCGACCTCGGCCGCCCGAATGATCTCCTCATGGCCGCCCCGTCGGAGATCGGCCGAACAGACTACCTGGTGATCGAATCGACCTACGGCAACCGGCGTCACGATCCCGCCGATCCGAAGAAAGCGCTTGCGGCAATCATCAACCGAACCGTGAGCCGCGGCGGAATCGTCGTGATCCCGTCTTTTGCAGTGGGCCGCGCCCAGGCGGTGCTCTACCTGATCCATCTTCTCAAAGCGGCGCATGAAATCCCCGACATTCCGGTCTTCCTCAACAGCCCGATGGCGGCCGAGGCGACCGATCTCTACTGTGATCACCGGGAGGAACATCGGCTAACATCCGATCAGTGCCGGGCGATGTGCCGCGCCGCGCAGGTGGTCAATAGCGTGGAGGAATCGAAACGGGTCAATGGCTTAAAAGATCCAATGATTCTGATCTCGGCCAGCGGCATGGCCACCGGAGGACGGGTGCTCCACCACCTCAAAACCTTCGCTCCCGACGAGCGGAATGCGATTCTCTTTGTCGGTTTTCAGGCGGGTGGGACACGCGGCGAGGCGATGGTGAACGGCGCCAAGGGGGTGAAGATTCATGGGGCCTACATTCCGGTGAGGGCGGAAGTCGCGACCCTGGAGAATCTCTCCGGCCATGCAGACGCCGATGAAATCATGACCTGGCTGGGCCATTTCGCTGCGCCTCCGCGGGAAACATTTATCACTCATGGCGAGCCTGCCGCGGCGGATGACTTAAGACATCGGATTGAAGAGAAGCTCGGCTGGCGCTGCCAGATCCCGGACTATCTGCAAAAGACCGACCTGAAATAG
- a CDS encoding thymidine phosphorylase family protein — MSSKEGKYAHALRLRRIGIDTYQQPVIYMRRDCHVCRSEGFEALSRVQVAHNGHTIIATLNIVNTDLLTPGEAALSESAWKLLGAKEGDRIDLSHPPPLESLSHVRAKAYGKQLDEVAMKEIIQDIVAGRYSDIHLASFITASAGDRLDTSEMVALTRAMIGVGERLSWSQTPVMDKHSIGGLPGNRTTLLIVPIVSAFGLTIPKTSSRAITSPAGTADTMETLAPVALDIPSMRRVVEREGGCIIWGGAVRLSPADDVLIRVERPLDLDSDGQIVASILSKKAAAGSTHVVIDMPIGETAKVRSVEAAEILRDRLEVVGRAVGLNIRAVFTDGAQPVGCGIGPALEARDVLSVLRGEATAPQSLRERALTLAGAILELSSRVPSEEGYHTARAILDDGRAWRKFQAICRAQGGMREPQRAGYTRTVEAERAGEVVQIDNRRLARVAKLSGAPQAPAAGLYLHALLGARVEKGQPLFTIHAESPGEMAYALAYVEGQKEIFRIEEAR; from the coding sequence ATGTCTTCAAAGGAAGGAAAGTACGCTCATGCGCTTCGGCTTCGGAGAATCGGGATCGACACATACCAGCAGCCGGTGATCTACATGAGGCGCGATTGCCACGTCTGCCGCTCGGAAGGATTTGAAGCGCTCTCCCGCGTCCAGGTGGCCCATAACGGGCATACTATCATCGCAACCCTCAATATCGTAAACACCGATCTTTTGACTCCCGGAGAGGCCGCATTGTCCGAGTCGGCCTGGAAACTTTTGGGGGCGAAGGAAGGAGACCGGATTGACCTTTCTCACCCGCCGCCGCTCGAATCGCTGAGCCATGTCCGCGCCAAGGCTTACGGAAAGCAGCTGGACGAAGTCGCCATGAAGGAGATCATTCAAGACATCGTTGCGGGGAGATACTCCGATATTCATCTCGCCTCATTCATCACCGCCTCCGCGGGGGATCGCCTCGATACCTCGGAGATGGTCGCCCTGACCCGGGCGATGATCGGCGTCGGCGAGCGCCTCAGCTGGAGTCAGACTCCGGTGATGGACAAGCATTCCATCGGTGGCCTTCCCGGAAACCGGACGACGCTGCTGATCGTTCCGATTGTCTCCGCATTCGGCCTGACGATACCGAAGACCTCCTCGCGAGCGATCACCTCTCCCGCTGGCACCGCCGACACGATGGAAACGTTGGCGCCGGTGGCGCTTGACATTCCCTCCATGCGCCGCGTGGTGGAGCGGGAAGGGGGATGCATCATCTGGGGGGGAGCCGTTCGCCTGAGCCCCGCGGACGACGTTTTGATCCGGGTGGAACGGCCGCTGGACCTCGACAGCGACGGTCAAATCGTCGCCTCGATTCTCTCAAAGAAAGCGGCGGCGGGGTCGACCCATGTGGTGATCGACATGCCGATCGGAGAGACGGCCAAAGTGCGAAGCGTTGAAGCGGCCGAAATTCTCCGCGACCGTCTGGAGGTGGTGGGCCGGGCGGTCGGCCTGAACATCCGAGCGGTTTTCACCGACGGCGCCCAGCCGGTCGGTTGCGGGATCGGTCCCGCGTTGGAGGCGCGCGACGTGCTCTCCGTCCTCCGCGGCGAGGCCACGGCGCCCCAGAGCCTTCGGGAGAGGGCGCTCACTCTCGCGGGGGCGATCTTGGAACTCTCCTCCCGAGTGCCCTCGGAAGAGGGATATCATACAGCTCGCGCTATCCTCGACGATGGCCGGGCATGGCGCAAATTTCAGGCGATCTGCAGAGCGCAGGGTGGAATGCGGGAGCCTCAGCGCGCCGGATATACCCGGACGGTTGAAGCCGAACGCGCGGGCGAGGTCGTTCAAATCGATAACCGCCGGCTCGCACGAGTCGCCAAGCTCTCCGGCGCGCCGCAGGCCCCCGCGGCTGGGTTATATTTGCATGCCCTCCTGGGCGCCCGGGTGGAAAAGGGCCAGCCGCTCTTCACGATTCACGCGGAGTCTCCGGGCGAGATGGCCTATGCCTTGGCCTATGTGGAAGGACAAAAGGAGATCTTTCGCATCGAGGAGGCGCGATGA
- a CDS encoding type II glyceraldehyde-3-phosphate dehydrogenase, which produces MSRVKVAVNGYGVIGKRVADAVRKQDDLELVGVADIMTDYRIKTAAILGIPVFAAAPEKAAEMRSSGIPVAGTVDELLSRVDVAVDCTPKKIAAGNKARYEKAGVKAIFQGGEAHALTGHSFVAQANYETALGRQITRVVSCNTTSIVRTLTALKKAGLLKRARGTLIRRASDPWESHLDGIMNTIVPEKVIPSHQGPDARTVDPDLNVVTIAVKAPENISHLHTWWVELTRSSTKEEVLAAFRAAPRIAFVRMGDGVTAINSTKELMSDLGRPRADLYEVGLWEDVLTVEGNEVYYTYQVDNQAIVIPETIDAIRALAGIEKDAMKSIEKTDRALGVVKEFLQIEKKKAEAA; this is translated from the coding sequence ATGAGCAGAGTAAAGGTGGCTGTGAATGGTTATGGCGTGATCGGAAAGCGGGTGGCCGACGCGGTTCGGAAACAAGACGATTTAGAGTTGGTCGGCGTGGCCGACATCATGACCGACTACCGGATCAAAACCGCGGCGATCTTGGGGATTCCCGTCTTCGCGGCGGCGCCGGAGAAAGCGGCGGAGATGCGATCCTCCGGGATTCCGGTCGCGGGGACGGTGGACGAGCTTCTCTCCCGGGTCGACGTGGCGGTCGATTGCACCCCCAAGAAGATCGCCGCCGGAAACAAAGCGCGTTACGAAAAGGCAGGCGTCAAAGCGATCTTTCAGGGAGGCGAGGCGCACGCGCTGACCGGCCATTCGTTCGTGGCACAGGCGAACTACGAAACAGCGCTCGGACGGCAGATCACCCGCGTGGTCTCCTGCAACACCACCTCCATCGTCCGCACGCTCACGGCGCTGAAGAAGGCGGGGCTGCTGAAGCGCGCGCGGGGGACCCTGATCCGCCGGGCCTCCGATCCCTGGGAGTCGCACCTCGACGGCATCATGAACACGATCGTTCCGGAGAAGGTGATCCCGAGCCACCAAGGACCCGACGCGCGGACCGTCGACCCCGATCTGAATGTCGTCACCATTGCCGTCAAGGCCCCGGAAAACATCAGCCATCTCCATACCTGGTGGGTCGAGCTGACCCGATCTTCCACAAAGGAGGAGGTCCTCGCCGCGTTTCGCGCGGCGCCTCGGATTGCGTTTGTCCGGATGGGGGATGGCGTGACGGCGATCAACAGCACCAAGGAGCTGATGTCCGATCTGGGGCGCCCCCGGGCCGACCTCTATGAGGTGGGCCTCTGGGAAGACGTCCTTACTGTCGAGGGGAATGAAGTTTACTATACCTACCAGGTCGACAATCAGGCGATCGTCATTCCCGAGACGATTGATGCGATCCGAGCGCTGGCCGGGATCGAGAAAGATGCGATGAAGTCGATCGAGAAAACCGACAGGGCGCTGGGAGTGGTAAAAGAATTTCTTCAAATTGAAAAGAAAAAGGCGGAGGCGGCCTAG
- a CDS encoding ribose-phosphate pyrophosphokinase, which translates to MKPLVFALPGNDDLATSLANRIDAEVGKILFRRFPDSESYFRIETSVKGRPAILCCTLDRPDTKAIPLFFAAQTAKDLGATQVGLVVPYLAYMRQDRRFQPGEGITSVYFARLLSGSVDWLVTVDPHLHRRASLSEIYTIPTRVIHAAPLISTWIRANIVSPVLIGPDSESKQWVSEIAARAGAPYLVLEKIRRGDREVEVSVPEIDRWKSCTPVLVDDIISTARTMIETVGHLRRAGLSKPVCIGIHAIFADRAEEDLQEAGALRVVTCNTIPHPSNAIDLGDLLAGGVREMKDAV; encoded by the coding sequence ATGAAACCGCTGGTGTTTGCATTGCCGGGCAATGACGATCTGGCCACATCCCTTGCGAATCGGATCGACGCCGAAGTCGGAAAGATTCTCTTCCGACGGTTTCCCGATAGCGAATCTTATTTCCGGATCGAGACCTCCGTTAAAGGGCGCCCGGCGATCCTCTGCTGTACGCTCGACCGGCCCGACACCAAGGCGATCCCGCTTTTTTTCGCGGCGCAAACCGCAAAGGATCTCGGGGCCACCCAGGTCGGGCTGGTCGTGCCCTATCTTGCCTATATGCGTCAGGATCGGCGGTTCCAACCCGGAGAGGGGATCACCTCCGTCTACTTTGCTCGGCTCCTATCCGGCTCCGTCGATTGGCTGGTCACAGTCGATCCCCATCTGCACCGGCGCGCCTCTCTGTCGGAGATCTACACTATCCCTACGCGGGTGATTCACGCCGCCCCTTTGATCTCAACCTGGATTCGCGCCAACATTGTTTCTCCGGTCCTGATCGGGCCTGACAGCGAGAGTAAGCAGTGGGTCTCCGAGATCGCAGCCCGGGCCGGAGCTCCCTATCTGGTTTTGGAGAAGATCCGCCGCGGCGACCGGGAGGTGGAGGTCTCGGTTCCCGAGATCGACCGCTGGAAAAGCTGCACGCCGGTGCTGGTGGACGACATCATCTCTACGGCCCGAACCATGATTGAGACAGTCGGACATCTGCGCCGCGCGGGACTTTCGAAGCCGGTCTGTATCGGGATTCATGCGATCTTTGCCGATCGGGCTGAGGAGGATCTTCAGGAAGCGGGGGCATTGAGGGTGGTGACCTGTAACACGATTCCGCACCCCTCCAATGCGATCGATCTCGGCGACCTGCTGGCGGGAGGGGTGCGCGAGATGAAGGATGCGGTATGA
- a CDS encoding AarF/ABC1/UbiB kinase family protein, giving the protein MALRPYKMRLADLNRLRKILVIVVESGGGMLIDRLRLRYLLPLRYRIAHLFRGASVEESPAQIEGPQPILSPPALRTLLERLGPTFIKLGQILSMRADLVGETLSQEFSKLQSHAPPFSYEEARKILREELGGAPEERFKSFEEKPVAAASLAQVHRAFLEDGTEVAVKIQRPGIQKIITQDIHILFFLAGLAERFLPELRLYRPTRVINEFADWTLRELDFRAEGRNAERFRYIFRDNPDITIPKVFWDRTTERVLTASFSHGVKVTDLDRIETFGGDRKRLAAIGVSAFFQQFFVAGFFHADPHPGNFFAMPDGRLCLHDFGMVGYLDEASRRELLSCLISFVNKDIEGFTRHLLHLATIDQESDLAGFQRDIAGILSEFFFTEHPPSITWAFFRVINRGARSGIRFPADLALFGKALATTEGMGVKLYPEFAFNKELEPYVMGALKDQFSPTKIFQKLQADLLDHVGFLASLPEEIRHALAKIEKGEIGVKIDTQEIQGMKREFDRQNDLRILGMVLTAVVLATFGLLHLEGKESLGGIPFSALGMVVSAVLFIWFVMRLRKGPEA; this is encoded by the coding sequence ATGGCACTTCGACCTTACAAGATGAGACTTGCCGATCTGAACCGTCTGCGCAAGATTCTCGTCATCGTCGTCGAATCGGGCGGAGGAATGCTCATTGATCGGCTCCGGCTCCGGTATCTACTTCCGCTTCGATATCGGATCGCGCATCTCTTCAGAGGCGCTTCCGTCGAGGAGAGCCCGGCTCAAATTGAAGGACCGCAGCCGATTCTCTCGCCCCCCGCCTTGAGAACCCTTCTGGAGCGGTTGGGACCGACTTTCATCAAACTGGGACAGATCTTGAGCATGCGCGCCGACCTGGTCGGGGAGACCCTCTCGCAGGAGTTCTCCAAGTTGCAGAGCCATGCCCCTCCTTTTTCGTATGAGGAGGCGAGAAAAATTCTCCGGGAGGAGTTGGGCGGCGCTCCCGAGGAGCGGTTCAAGTCATTTGAAGAGAAACCGGTCGCCGCCGCCTCGCTGGCCCAGGTCCATCGGGCTTTCCTGGAAGATGGAACCGAGGTCGCCGTCAAAATCCAGCGGCCCGGGATTCAGAAGATCATTACCCAGGATATTCACATTCTCTTCTTCCTCGCTGGCTTGGCCGAGCGCTTCCTCCCGGAACTGCGGCTCTACCGGCCGACGCGGGTTATTAATGAGTTCGCCGACTGGACCTTGAGGGAGCTCGATTTCAGGGCGGAGGGGCGCAACGCGGAGCGGTTCCGCTATATCTTCCGAGACAATCCCGATATCACTATTCCGAAGGTCTTCTGGGACCGGACCACCGAGCGGGTCCTGACCGCTTCGTTCTCCCACGGGGTCAAGGTCACCGATCTCGACCGGATCGAGACGTTCGGCGGCGATCGAAAGCGGCTCGCCGCGATCGGCGTGAGCGCCTTTTTTCAACAATTTTTCGTTGCGGGATTCTTCCATGCCGATCCCCATCCAGGAAATTTCTTCGCCATGCCCGACGGGCGGCTCTGCCTTCACGATTTCGGGATGGTCGGATATCTGGACGAAGCGTCGCGCCGGGAGCTGTTGAGCTGTTTGATCTCCTTCGTCAATAAAGATATTGAAGGGTTCACGCGGCATCTGCTTCATCTCGCGACGATCGATCAGGAGAGCGACCTCGCCGGATTTCAGAGAGACATCGCCGGCATCTTGAGCGAGTTCTTCTTCACGGAGCATCCGCCGAGCATCACCTGGGCCTTCTTCCGGGTAATCAACCGGGGGGCGAGAAGCGGGATCCGGTTTCCCGCCGATCTCGCCCTCTTCGGCAAGGCGCTCGCCACCACGGAGGGGATGGGCGTAAAACTCTACCCGGAGTTTGCTTTCAACAAGGAGCTCGAACCTTATGTGATGGGCGCCTTGAAAGATCAATTCAGCCCGACGAAGATCTTCCAAAAACTTCAGGCCGATCTCCTGGACCATGTCGGTTTCCTGGCCTCTCTTCCCGAAGAGATCAGACACGCGCTCGCTAAAATCGAGAAGGGAGAGATCGGCGTTAAAATCGACACCCAGGAAATTCAAGGGATGAAGCGGGAGTTTGATCGGCAGAACGATTTACGAATATTGGGGATGGTTCTGACGGCAGTGGTCCTCGCAACGTTCGGCCTGCTTCACCTGGAGGGGAAGGAGTCCCTTGGAGGGATTCCGTTCAGCGCCCTCGGCATGGTCGTGTCAGCGGTCCTGTTCATCTGGTTTGTGATGCGACTGAGAAAGGGGCCGGAGGCCTGA